From the genome of Cydia amplana chromosome 24, ilCydAmpl1.1, whole genome shotgun sequence:
CTTTCTGCCATCTTTCTGTGAAGGACTAGGAAATAATATATCCCTTTCTCTGTCCCTCTCAGTAAAAAGACCGCCGAAAAAGATGGAATAACCCCTTTAatcttaaacgagcaattcctgGTTGTTGCAATTAttgtttcggggatctcggaaacggctctaacgatttcagtgaaatttgctatatacctataggggttttcgggggtgaagaATCGAgctagcttggtcttatctctgggaaaacgctaatttttgagtttttatatgttttccgagcaaagctcgctcggtctcccagatattcataCCCTTCACCAAATATGTCACACACACGCCAACCGACCTAATTACTTATTACCCTAAggatatatacttatatagtaAGGAAGGACAATATACTAAGCGGTACATACCAAATCGTCCTCGTAAATATAATCTTCAGGCTTAAGACCAAAACTGTTTCTGTTTGAATTCGTTTTGCTTTCTATTGCAgccattatttaaaaataaagttattctgATTAATTTAACTCGTGAATATTCATTGAAACTGTCAGATACTTGTAGAATATTTGTTTTGACTCTGATTAAACATGGACTGAACAAGTCACCGTgaatattgataatgataacaccATGATAACACCTGATAAAACTTTATCAATCTATACTATTGTTTTTTCAATGTTTTCAGAAAGTTTTCTAAATCAATTGCAAGTTTAGCTGATAAAACAGTTAGATACTCAAGCTGtttattgtttgtttaattTGCCCTGATCTTATTTAAGTTATTCAATAGTTTTTAATAAGGTTTTTAacatgaaaaacattgtgtaaaattaaaataattttaaaagttttgATATCGTTTCAAATTTTGAAGAACGGAACGTAATGCGCCATCCTGTCAAGTGTCAACgagtaaaaaaaagaaagaaaagaaataaatatggcgggTGGAGAAGTAGAACTCGCGCAATCTGCTGCCCCTGGTGGCGATACCATCTTTGGAAAGATTCTCAGGAAGGAGATTCCAGCGAAATTCGTCTACGAAGATGATCAGGTATTTATTTCGCCAGTTACGTCACCATTCCTGATGAATTTTACAGTGTATCCGTACCGGCACTTGACATTTCGGTGATTCGGTCAGCTGTTTATCACAAACATTTGAGTTTTTGCTGTACTACCCTAGCTCAATATTACCTGAATTTCTATATTGTAACCTGAAATTAAGAAAATTCATCGATATCATGATATAAAATATGTTCAAATAGAAATTTGTCCTTAATTTGAAGGTTAGGTTAGTGTTGCCAGATGTTAAACTTTTTCCGGAATTCTTAGGAATTACagaattgtatttttattattttcagtgcGTCGCATTCCACGACGTGGCTCCGCAAGCTCCCACGCACATCCTGGTGATCCCGCGTAAGCCCATTACTCAGCTTTCCAAGGCCGAAGATTCTGATGAGCAGTTACTTGGTAAATATGTTTTACTTAGCTATAATTTGTTCTATATTCATTATTCCACAGGTTATTTTTGTGAATTACTTCATAATAGAAATAGGTCGTTGTGATCACACAACTAGCTGGCCCGAGTTTACAATATCAAGTATTGGAATCTAATTCGTTTTGCTTTGGAAAATAGTTGTAAGGTTGTCAGGAAGACATCGctgtttagcgataagaccgcctgttgtttacctcttcttgattttttatattttttgtattgttttctgtattaAGGTTTGAAAAAAAGAGTATTTATATTGTAGttgtaattaatttacctaatTCCTCAGGACATCTGCTGATCGTGGCGCGCAAGGTGGCCACACTGCAGGGTCTGGACGAGTCTGGCTTCCGTCTGGTCATCAACGACGGCAAGAACGGTGCCCAGAGCGTCTACCATCTCCATATTCACATCCTCGGCGGCCGCCAGCTCAAGTGGCCCCcgggctaattttgttactattataataaagtatttgtttatgtgaagatcttttttatttttctcaaattaTAAATCACACTTTAGCTGCTCTAAAATTTGATTGCAACTGTACATTATTCATTTCGTAGTCCacacaaaaaaatatacaaacgaAGTGCTTTGCCAAGAATTTCGATTTGGTTCAATGGGTTGAATTACATATGTTCGAACATCTTGAGACAAAAGAAATGCTTCTTTGTGTAGTtgtgtacattgtaatgcacatattgtgggcggcacgaggttaaacaaatgcaaactaTCAGTAAAAAAGAACtacattttaagttttttttagtgCAATGCGCTGGCAACATTTTTAGATAACCTTTGCCGCGTGAAAGCCGTGACgtgaaacgaaacgaaacgcaaACTCGCCCGCCGCATCACTTGTTCCGGTTGTTTGCGATccataatttgttgtttatttacataataactaCATCTTATAAGTAAGAAAACATTAAGAATGGGTGATAATCACTTAATAAAGTCCATCTTTACGGAGTTCCAAAAAACTCTTGACGAGGAGCAAGAACTGCGGGAGGTAAGATCGAAATCGAAATTCTTAGATGtaaaaatttgtatttttcaataaaattactagtttTGACTGTTCGACGTCGTATAACATGTCTTGTTAGGGTTTTtttgtgttattatttatttatttatggtgtATTTAATGTGTTTTCGCAATAATTTTAGGTTATCCGCACAGTATGCAAGGAGGTGGATCAAATCTCACGCGAGGCGGTCACAATACTGCAGGTCATTCATCACAGCGACGACGGAAGTAAGTTTATtctataagttttatttaaagttcATCCTGTACTTTATGAAATACCCGTTTCTACAAGACACtttctaaagctttggattcctccgaaaacggtgccgtcatatgacggccgtcatatagcggcagcaaaagacggccgtctttacggtggcgacatgtggaaagtaccacggcgtcataacacaccgtcatccaccaaggtcaaagcggcaaatttgaaaaatgtaggcgcgatgggataacgtcccatagaaaatttgaatttcgcgccttttcctactgacaagatttgcttgatcatcta
Proteins encoded in this window:
- the LOC134658951 gene encoding adenosine 5'-monophosphoramidase HINT1, with product MAGGEVELAQSAAPGGDTIFGKILRKEIPAKFVYEDDQCVAFHDVAPQAPTHILVIPRKPITQLSKAEDSDEQLLGHLLIVARKVATLQGLDESGFRLVINDGKNGAQSVYHLHIHILGGRQLKWPPG